The genomic DNA CCACTGCAGTCGGACTTGGTGGTGCAGGTCTTGCCGGCATCGGCATTGGGCACCACGCACTGCACCCGCTGCAGGCGCCCCAGGGGACGCAGCTCGCCGCCCTTCGCGGTGCAGGCATCTACTTCCGGCATGGACGCTGCCGTATCCAACGGTGCGCGGCTGCCGCCGAAGGCGCAGCCGGCAAGGGTGAGGGTCAACAGCAAGCTGGTCAGCAGAGGCAAGCGCATCGGTGGCATCCATGAGGTGTGCAGGTAGACCAACGAGGATACCCAAGCGGTATGTCTATTCTTCGTCAGGTCCCGCCAGCTGCTGAACCACTTCGGGTTGCAGTTCAGGCGGCAGCGCCTTCTTCGCTTTGCTGCCCAGCTCGGCCAGGCGACGCGCGCGGCTGATCGCCGAATTGCGCGAATCCTGCAGGCGGTTGCGTGCGTTGGAGAACGCCGTCGTGGCGTCTTCCAGCTTCTTGCCGACGTTGTTGAAGTCGGCCAGGAAAGCGACCAGTGCATCCAGCACCAGTCCGCCGGCATCGCTGATCTGCAGCGCCTGCTTCTGCACCTTGTCGCGCGTCCACAGACGTTCTGCCACGCGCAGCAGCGCCATCAACGTGTTCGGCGAAGCAAACACGACCTTGTTGTCGAAGGCGTAGGTCTGCAGCGAGGGGTCGATGGACAGTGCTGCCGACAGGGCGCCTTCGATCGGCACGAACGCGATGGTCACATCCAGCGTCTGTTCTTCGCCCATGGCCTTGGGGTAGTTGCGCACGCCGAGATCGCGCACATGCGCGCGCAACGCCGTGGCATGGCGCAGCAGCGCTTCGTTGCCGGCATCGGGCGTATCGGCGTTCATGGCTTCCTGCCATGCCACCAGATTGACCTTGCTGTCGACCACGATGCTGCGCTGGTCCGGGAAGTTCACCACCACGTCCGGACGCAGGCGTTCGCCTTCGTCGTCCACCACGTGCTGCTGGCGCTTGTAGTGCACGCCCTCTTCCAACCCGGAACTACGCAGCACCGTTTCCAGCATCAGCTCGCCCCAGTCACCACGCACCTTCGCGTTGCCTTTCAGGGCATTGGTGAGGGCGGCAGCCTGCGAGGCCATGTCCTGGTTGAGGGTCTTCAGTTCACCCACGGCACCGAGCAGGCTGGCACGTTCGCGTGCTTCTTCGGCGTACAGCACGTCGACGCGGCCGCGGAACTCCTGCAGCCGCTCGGTGAAGGGCTTGAGCATGTTTTCGATGTCCAGCCGCGACTGCCCGGTCGCTTGGCGGACGTTCTTCTCGAACTGCTGGCCACGCTCCTCGAACACCTTGCCGGCCAGTTCAGCGAAGGCGCCGCTGAGCTTTTCCTTCGCCGTATCCAGATAGATGCGCAGCTCGGCGCTGGCCTGCTGCTGGTGCTGCAGGTTGGCCTGCAGGCGGGTGTGGTCACCGTGCAGCTGCTGGTAGGTTTCGCGCTGCGCGTGCAGTTGCTGCTGCAGGTCGACCAGTTGCTCCTGCATCTGCTGCAGGGCGTTGCCTCGTTCCACCAGGCGGGTGTCACGCTCGCTGGCCAGGGCGGCGTCGCGTTCGATGCGGCCCTGCGCGGCGCTGAGTGCCTGTTGGGCATCCTGCGCGCGGCGGCGTTCGCCTTCGATGTCGTCCTGCAGGGCCTGCAGACGTCCGCGCAGCTGGCCGGCGTCGACCTGGGCGGCGAGGCTGCGCTCGCGTTCTTCGCTCAGCGTCTGGCGCAGCGCGTCGAGTTCGTGGGTGTCGGTGCTGCCACTGGAGCGGCGCAGCACCACCACCAGCAGCACGAGGATGATGGCGAGCAGCAGCACGGCCAGGAGTACAAGGGTCTGGGTTTCCATCCGCCTAGTTTAGGCGGGTGCTGTCTCATGCGCTGCGTCGGGGTGGTCGATCGGGCTGGGCCCCCTCGCGGCTGACAGCGTGCGAGCTGCACCCGCGCGTGGGTCGGGCGGGTGGGCTATGCGGAGCACGCGCAAGTACGTCCATGTAGCTCTTCGCGGCTCCTGCCGCTCAAGGCCCCGCATACCCCCACCCGCCCGACCCGCTGACAGGTTCCGTGTGCTGTCTGCCGCGTTGAAAAAAGAAGGAAGAGAAAAGCGGGCTTACCAGCCTTCGAGGACGATCTTGCCCTTGGCTTTCTGGCTTTCGATCAGGGCGTGGGCGCGGCGCAGGTTGGCTGCGTTGATGCGGCCGAGATTCTCGCCCAGGGTGGTGCGCAGGACGCCGGCATCGATCAGGCCGGCCACGCGGTTCAACAGGACGTGTTGCTGCTGCATGTCAGCGGTCTGGTGCAGCGGGCGGGCGAACATGAACTCCCAATGCAGCGAGGCGCACTTGCGCTTGAGGGCCATGACATCCAGCTGGCCGGGATCGTCGATCAGACCCAGCTGGCCCTGCGGCGCGAGCACCTCGATGATCTGCGCGTAGTGCTGGTCGGTGTGGGTCAGGCTGGCCACGTGCTCCACCTGCTGGATGCCCAGCCGCGACAGGCCCTCGGTCAGCGGCAGGCTGTGGTCGATCACGTGATGGGCGCCCAGCGCGTACACCCAATCCTGGGTTTCCGGTCGCGATGCGGTGCCTACCACGGTCAGCTTGGTCAGCTGGCGGGCCAGCTGCACCAGGATCGAGCCGACGCCACCGGCTGCGCCGATCACCAGCAGGGTCTGGCCTTCGCCACCGCCTTCGGCGATGCGCAGGCGATCAAACAGCAGCTCCCACGCGGTGATCGCGGTCAACGGCAGTGCCGCGGCGCTGGCGTCGTCCAGGCTGGCGGGCTTGCGGCCGACAATGCGCTCGTCTACCAGTTGGTATTCGGCATTGCTGCCCGCCCGGTCGATGGCACCGGCGTAGTACACCGCGTCGCCGGGCTGGAACAGGGTGACCTCACTGCCCACGGCATCCACCACGCCGACCGCATCGAATCCAAGCACGCGCGGGGTCTCGGTGGCGGCGCTGCGGCGCACCTTGGCATCGACCGGGTTCACCGCCACTGCGGTCACCGCGACCCGCAGGTCCCGTGGACCCGGGGTGGGGATGTCCATCTCCAGATCAACCAGGGCCTTCGGATCATCGATGGACAGGCCGGCACGGGTATAGGCAACAGCGCGCATGGGGAACTCCGCAGCAAAGGGGGATTCAGGCCAGCATGGACGCTGCGGGGGCCGCTGGAAAGGCGCAGAATCCAACATCACTTTCTCTCTCGTGGTGAAAATGATCCGCTTCGATGACCTGCAGTTGTTCGCCCGCACTGCGGCGCTCGGCAGCTTCAGCACGGCAGCGCGCGAGGCGGATCTGCTGCCGGGGCAAGTCGCGGCGGCGATTGCCCGGCTGGAGCGCGAGCTGGACCTGCGCCTGTTCGTTCGTACCACCCGCAGCCTTCGGCTGACCGCCGAGGGCGCGGTGTACCTGCCATACGCACACGACGTGCTGGCGGCGTTGCGCGAGGGTCGAGCCCGGGTACAGGGCGAGGATGCCGAGCTGGCCGGCACGCTGAAGGTGGCCGCGCCCTCGGATCTTGGCCGCAACGTGCTGCTGCCGTGGCTGACCGCCTTCCGTCGCGCACATCCCCGCCTGCAGTTGCATCTGCAGTTGTCCGACCAGGTGACGGATGTATTCCGCGATCCGGTCGACATTGCCTTTCGCCTGGGTCGGTTCGACGACGCCAGCTACGTCGCCCTGTCGCTGCTGCCGGACAACCGTCGCGTGCTGGTGGCCTCTCCCGGCTATGTGCAGGCACACGGCGCGCCACACAGCATGGATGCCCTGAAGGACCATGCCTGCCTGCTGTACCAACTGGGCGGGCGCACGCACGATCGCTGGAACTTTGAACACGATGGACGGCGTAGCGTGGTGGTGGTGCGCGGCGCACTGCTGTGCGATGACGCCGATGTGGTGCGACGGTGGGCGGTGGCGGGTGAGGGTATCGCCTACAAATCATGGCTCGATGTGGGCGACGACGTACGTGCCGGGCGGCTGCAGGTGCTGCTGGACGGCAGTGGCGAGCCGCTGCCGTTGAACCTGGTATGCCCACATCGCAAGCAGTTCTCGCCGGCGGTGCGGCAGTTGCATGGGTTCCTGGGCGAGCGGCTGGCACCGTTGCTGGAAGGGTTGCCCATCGCCCGGTAGTGAGGGCCGCTTATCGTCCCGGGGCTGCCGCTGCGCTCGCCGAGCGTGGCTCGGCGCTACGGGATCGCAAGCCCCGGCCACATCGCGGCAACCGGGCTGGATCAGCGCCGCGCCACTACAATGGCAGCCCCCTGCGTTGAATGAGTGAGCCGCCATGCCGTGGATGGGCATCCAGGACCTGTGGACCTTCCTGGTCGCCGTGCTGGTGTTCCTGGCGTTGCCAGGCCCGGGTACCTTCACCCTGCTCACGGCCACCGGTCGGGGGGGTGTGCGCGGTGGCTATACGGCACTGGCCGGGTTGCTGGTGGGCGACCAGATCCTGATGTGGCTGGCGCTGGCCGGTGTGGCCGCCCTGCTGAAAGCCAATCCCACCGTCTTTCATGCCGTGCAGTATCTCGGCGCGGCGTATCTGGTGTGGGTAGGCATCAGCCTGTTGCGTACGCCCAAGGGTGACGGCACCGACACGCCCGGCACGATCCGCCTGGCGCCCGGCCATTACTTCCGCCAGGCGATCCTGGTCAGCCTGCTCAATCCGAAGGCGATCCTGTTCTACATGGCCTTCCTGCCATTGTTCATCGACCCAGGCCAGCACCAGGGCCTGGCAACCTTCGCCGCACTCGCCGGCATCATCTTCGTGGTCAGCATCGCCTACTGCTCCCTGCTGATCGGCGCCGGCAACCTGGCGCGGCGCCGGTTGATCCAGCATCCCCGCGTCAGCGATGTCCTTCGTCGCGTGGCCGGCGTGTTCCTGATCGGCTTCGGCATTCGCCTGGGCTTTAACGGCTGATTGATCGATTGTGCCGATTCCGGCAACCCTCGTCGCGGACAACCTCTATCGCGCCGCAGGTGAGCGCTTGGCAGTGGTAATGCTGCGCCGCGTTCGTTCACACTCGGGCACTTGTCGTTCCCAGTCACCACGAGGCCTGCATGTCTTTGCTCCGGCGTAAATCCCTGGATACCGTCACCGTCCACGAAGCCGGAAGGCAGTTGGTCCGTACCCTGAGTTGGCCCCATCTGATCGCGCTGGGTATCGGGGCCATCGTGGGCACCGGCATCTACACGTTGATCGGCGTGGGCGCCAATCTGGCCGGCCCGGCCGTGTTGATCTCCTTCGCCATCGCCGGGGCCGTCTGTGCCTGTGCTGCGCTGGCGTACGCCGAGCTGGCCACGATGATGCCGGCTTCGGGCAGCGCCTACACCTACAGCTATGCCGCATTGGGGGAGATCTTCGCCTGGGTGGTGGGCTGGAGCCTGATCCTGGAGTACTCGCTGGTGGTGAGTACGGTGGCGGTCGGCTGGTCCGGCTACTTCGTCGGCTTCCTGGAATGGGTGCATACCCAGATGGGCATCGACATCCGCCTGCCGCTGGCACTGTCGGCCGGTCCGCACGTGGAAGGCGGCATGTTCAACCTGCCTGCGGTGCTGATCACCTGGGTCGTGGCCGGTGGCCTGATGCTGGGCACCAAGGAAAGCGCCACGCTCAACGCCGTGCTGGTGGTCTTGAAGATCATCGCGCTGGCAGTGTTCGTTGCGGTTGCATTGCCCGCCTTCGATACGGCCAACCTGCAGCCGTTCATGCCGTACGGTTTCGCCAAGTCGCTGGGCCCGGACGGGCTGGAGCGTGGCGTGATGGCGGCTGCCGCGATCATCTTCTTCGCCTTCTATGGCTTCGATGCGATCGCCACGGCGGCCGAAGAAACCAAGAACCCGGGGCGTGACCTGTCCATCGGCATCATCGGCTCGATGATCGGCTGCACCATCATCTACATGCTGGTGGCGCTGGCTGCCATCGGTGCCATGAGCTACGCGGTGTTTGGCAGCAGTGCCGAACCGCTGGCCCTGATCATGCGTCAGCTGGGCCACCCGACGGCCGCACTGCTCATCGGCGTGGTGGCCATCATCGCGCTGCCCACCGTGCTGCTGGCTTTCATGTTCGGCCAGAGCCGGGTGTTCTTCGTCATGGGCCGCGACGGCATGCTGCCGCGCAGCCTGTCCAACGTGAGCAAGCGCACGGGTACGCCGGTGGCGACCACGCTGTTCAGTGCCCTGCTGGTATCGGCGCTGGCCGGTGTGGCGCGGCTGGATGAAATCGCCGCGCTGGCCAACGCCGGCACGCTGGCCGCCTTCACCGCAGTGGGCATCTGCCTGGTGGTGCTGCGCCGCCGTGAACCCAACCGCGAGCGCAAGTTCCGCACGCCGCTGGCTTACGTGGTCGGTCCGGCCGCCGCACTGGGTTGCGTCTATCTGTTCTTCAGCCTGCCGCAGAGCACCCAGCTGTACTTCCTGATCTGGAACGTGATCGGCCTGGCGGTGTACTTCCTGTACAGCCGTCGGCACGCGCTGCTGGGCAGGTAGTGACGGCCGCTGGCCGTCAATCGGAG from Stenotrophomonas sp. 169 includes the following:
- the leuE gene encoding leucine efflux protein LeuE, which encodes MPWMGIQDLWTFLVAVLVFLALPGPGTFTLLTATGRGGVRGGYTALAGLLVGDQILMWLALAGVAALLKANPTVFHAVQYLGAAYLVWVGISLLRTPKGDGTDTPGTIRLAPGHYFRQAILVSLLNPKAILFYMAFLPLFIDPGQHQGLATFAALAGIIFVVSIAYCSLLIGAGNLARRRLIQHPRVSDVLRRVAGVFLIGFGIRLGFNG
- the rmuC gene encoding DNA recombination protein RmuC, whose amino-acid sequence is METQTLVLLAVLLLAIILVLLVVVLRRSSGSTDTHELDALRQTLSEERERSLAAQVDAGQLRGRLQALQDDIEGERRRAQDAQQALSAAQGRIERDAALASERDTRLVERGNALQQMQEQLVDLQQQLHAQRETYQQLHGDHTRLQANLQHQQQASAELRIYLDTAKEKLSGAFAELAGKVFEERGQQFEKNVRQATGQSRLDIENMLKPFTERLQEFRGRVDVLYAEEARERASLLGAVGELKTLNQDMASQAAALTNALKGNAKVRGDWGELMLETVLRSSGLEEGVHYKRQQHVVDDEGERLRPDVVVNFPDQRSIVVDSKVNLVAWQEAMNADTPDAGNEALLRHATALRAHVRDLGVRNYPKAMGEEQTLDVTIAFVPIEGALSAALSIDPSLQTYAFDNKVVFASPNTLMALLRVAERLWTRDKVQKQALQISDAGGLVLDALVAFLADFNNVGKKLEDATTAFSNARNRLQDSRNSAISRARRLAELGSKAKKALPPELQPEVVQQLAGPDEE
- a CDS encoding amino acid permease codes for the protein MSLLRRKSLDTVTVHEAGRQLVRTLSWPHLIALGIGAIVGTGIYTLIGVGANLAGPAVLISFAIAGAVCACAALAYAELATMMPASGSAYTYSYAALGEIFAWVVGWSLILEYSLVVSTVAVGWSGYFVGFLEWVHTQMGIDIRLPLALSAGPHVEGGMFNLPAVLITWVVAGGLMLGTKESATLNAVLVVLKIIALAVFVAVALPAFDTANLQPFMPYGFAKSLGPDGLERGVMAAAAIIFFAFYGFDAIATAAEETKNPGRDLSIGIIGSMIGCTIIYMLVALAAIGAMSYAVFGSSAEPLALIMRQLGHPTAALLIGVVAIIALPTVLLAFMFGQSRVFFVMGRDGMLPRSLSNVSKRTGTPVATTLFSALLVSALAGVARLDEIAALANAGTLAAFTAVGICLVVLRRREPNRERKFRTPLAYVVGPAAALGCVYLFFSLPQSTQLYFLIWNVIGLAVYFLYSRRHALLGR
- a CDS encoding zinc-binding alcohol dehydrogenase family protein, which encodes MRAVAYTRAGLSIDDPKALVDLEMDIPTPGPRDLRVAVTAVAVNPVDAKVRRSAATETPRVLGFDAVGVVDAVGSEVTLFQPGDAVYYAGAIDRAGSNAEYQLVDERIVGRKPASLDDASAAALPLTAITAWELLFDRLRIAEGGGEGQTLLVIGAAGGVGSILVQLARQLTKLTVVGTASRPETQDWVYALGAHHVIDHSLPLTEGLSRLGIQQVEHVASLTHTDQHYAQIIEVLAPQGQLGLIDDPGQLDVMALKRKCASLHWEFMFARPLHQTADMQQQHVLLNRVAGLIDAGVLRTTLGENLGRINAANLRRAHALIESQKAKGKIVLEGW
- a CDS encoding LysR family transcriptional regulator; this encodes MKMIRFDDLQLFARTAALGSFSTAAREADLLPGQVAAAIARLERELDLRLFVRTTRSLRLTAEGAVYLPYAHDVLAALREGRARVQGEDAELAGTLKVAAPSDLGRNVLLPWLTAFRRAHPRLQLHLQLSDQVTDVFRDPVDIAFRLGRFDDASYVALSLLPDNRRVLVASPGYVQAHGAPHSMDALKDHACLLYQLGGRTHDRWNFEHDGRRSVVVVRGALLCDDADVVRRWAVAGEGIAYKSWLDVGDDVRAGRLQVLLDGSGEPLPLNLVCPHRKQFSPAVRQLHGFLGERLAPLLEGLPIAR